A stretch of Kyrpidia spormannii DNA encodes these proteins:
- a CDS encoding citrate synthase, whose product MGEQTFREGLEDVVVAESQICFIDGKKGRLIYRGYDIHDLATHSTFEEVVFLLWHGRLPKKSELDDLKAQLHRHQSLPEPVAKAMSSFPQSASPMEVLRTTVSLLSTYDAEAGETSRDANLRKAARLVAQLPTIVAAWEQLRHGRDPIAPRDDLSIAGNFLYMLFGEEPSPAHQRVFDTALILHADHELNASTFSARVTAATLSDLYSAITSAIGTLKGPLHGGANEQVMKMLLDIGEVDRAESWVKQALAEKKKIMGFGHRVYRTEDPRATHLRKMSEQMGKEAGDLKWYEISQAVERVVREEKGLYPNVDFYSASTYYSMGIPVDLFTPIFAVSRIAGWTAHVLEQYEHNRLIRPRAEYVGPQDLTYVPLDQR is encoded by the coding sequence ATGGGAGAACAAACGTTTCGCGAAGGTCTCGAAGACGTGGTTGTGGCCGAATCGCAGATCTGCTTTATTGATGGGAAAAAAGGTCGGTTGATCTATCGCGGATACGATATTCACGATTTGGCGACTCATTCCACCTTTGAGGAAGTCGTGTTTCTGTTGTGGCATGGTCGATTGCCGAAAAAGAGTGAGCTGGATGATCTCAAGGCCCAGTTGCACCGACATCAATCATTGCCTGAGCCAGTGGCTAAGGCCATGAGCAGCTTTCCGCAATCGGCGTCCCCTATGGAGGTGTTGCGGACCACCGTCTCCTTGTTATCGACGTATGACGCCGAGGCGGGAGAAACTTCCAGGGACGCGAATCTGCGAAAAGCGGCCCGGCTGGTGGCACAGTTGCCGACCATTGTCGCGGCCTGGGAGCAGCTCCGTCATGGCCGGGATCCCATCGCTCCCCGGGATGACCTATCGATCGCGGGGAATTTTTTGTATATGCTGTTTGGTGAAGAACCGAGCCCCGCCCATCAGCGGGTGTTTGATACGGCCCTGATCCTTCACGCAGACCACGAACTGAATGCCTCCACCTTCTCTGCCCGGGTGACCGCCGCAACCCTCTCCGACCTGTATTCGGCCATCACCTCGGCCATCGGCACGCTTAAGGGCCCCCTTCATGGAGGGGCCAATGAACAGGTGATGAAGATGCTTCTGGACATCGGGGAGGTCGACCGGGCGGAATCTTGGGTGAAACAGGCTCTGGCTGAGAAAAAAAAGATCATGGGTTTCGGTCACCGCGTCTACCGAACGGAGGATCCCCGGGCGACCCATTTGCGCAAAATGTCCGAGCAGATGGGGAAAGAGGCCGGGGATCTAAAATGGTACGAGATTTCTCAAGCGGTGGAACGGGTGGTGCGGGAAGAGAAGGGTTTGTACCCAAATGTCGATTTTTACTCTGCTTCTACGTATTATTCCATGGGGATCCCCGTGGATTTATTCACGCCGATCTTTGCAGTGAGCCGAATTGCCGGGTGGACGGCCCACGTGCTGGAGCAGTACGAACACAACCGGCTCATTCGTCCCCGGGCGGAATATGTCGGGCCTCAGGACCTGACTTACGTGCCCTTGGATCAGCGTTAA
- a CDS encoding twin-arginine translocase TatA/TatE family subunit, translating into MLSNIGFPGLILILIIALVVFGPSKLPEIGRAVGRGLREFKDSVRDVTSTDDKQETPTVQQAQTSKDREV; encoded by the coding sequence ATGCTGTCAAACATCGGTTTTCCCGGTTTGATTCTGATACTCATCATTGCCTTGGTGGTTTTCGGTCCGAGCAAACTCCCGGAGATCGGCAGGGCCGTAGGACGAGGGCTGCGGGAATTCAAAGATTCGGTGCGGGATGTGACCAGTACTGACGACAAACAGGAGACACCTACTGTACAGCAAGCACAGACATCAAAAGACCGCGAGGTTTAA
- a CDS encoding CBS domain-containing protein: protein MKLKDLMTTQVSYVSPASTCKDAARVMNDINVGSVPVVDKDKLVGICTDRDIVLKCIAAGKDPATTAVKDCMTTNPITGTPDMDVHQASDLMSQHQIRRLPVVDQGKLVGMVAIGDLAVTAIHQDEAGEALSGISQGVH, encoded by the coding sequence ATGAAGCTAAAAGACCTGATGACCACCCAAGTGTCCTACGTATCCCCGGCTTCCACCTGTAAGGACGCCGCCCGGGTGATGAACGATATCAACGTAGGGTCGGTGCCAGTAGTGGACAAAGATAAACTGGTGGGTATCTGCACAGACCGGGACATCGTCTTAAAATGTATCGCCGCGGGGAAAGATCCCGCCACCACGGCGGTTAAAGACTGCATGACCACCAACCCCATCACCGGAACCCCGGATATGGATGTGCATCAAGCCTCCGACCTGATGTCTCAGCATCAAATCCGCCGGCTGCCCGTGGTGGACCAGGGCAAACTGGTGGGCATGGTGGCCATCGGGGACTTGGCGGTCACGGCGATTCACCAGGACGAGGCCGGCGAAGCGCTGAGCGGCATTTCCCAGGGCGTCCATTAA
- a CDS encoding Glu/Leu/Phe/Val family dehydrogenase — protein sequence MPSVSRSLFEATQEVIQQALKKLGYSDATYELLREPLRVLTVRIPVRMDDGSVKVFTGYRVQHNDAVGPTKGGIRFHPDVTEEEVKALALWMSLKAGIFELPFGGGKGGIVCDPRTMSLGELERLSRGYVRAVSQIVGPAKDIPAPDVYTNAQVMAWMYDEYSRIREYDSPSFISGKPIVLGGSRGREKATALGVVIATREAAKTLGMELAGSRVIVQGFGNVGSHVAEILHAEGAKVVGISDAGGALYKPDGLDIPHLLDRRDSFGMVTNLFKNERIPNEELLTKECDILIPAAIENQIREDNADQIRARIVVEAANGPTTLEATRILDRRGILVIPDILANAGGVTVSYFEWVQNNQGFYWTEEEVNRRLAQMMVAAVHKVLGMAKSHQVDTRLAAYMVGIRRLAEAVQLRGWV from the coding sequence ATGCCCTCTGTGTCGCGCAGTTTGTTTGAGGCGACTCAGGAGGTCATTCAACAAGCGTTAAAGAAACTCGGATATTCAGATGCCACATACGAGCTGCTTCGGGAACCCCTGCGGGTTTTAACCGTCCGCATCCCGGTTCGCATGGATGACGGTTCAGTGAAAGTGTTCACCGGTTACCGTGTTCAACATAATGATGCGGTTGGCCCGACCAAGGGGGGAATTCGCTTTCACCCCGATGTGACCGAGGAGGAAGTGAAGGCCCTGGCATTATGGATGTCCCTGAAAGCAGGCATTTTTGAACTGCCTTTCGGCGGGGGAAAAGGTGGCATCGTGTGTGATCCACGGACCATGTCCTTGGGAGAACTGGAACGTTTATCCCGGGGATATGTCCGGGCGGTGAGCCAGATTGTCGGGCCCGCGAAGGACATCCCGGCGCCGGATGTGTACACCAATGCCCAAGTGATGGCTTGGATGTACGACGAATACAGCCGGATCCGGGAATATGATTCTCCATCCTTTATCAGCGGTAAACCGATCGTACTCGGGGGTTCGAGGGGGCGGGAGAAAGCCACGGCTCTCGGTGTGGTCATCGCAACCCGGGAAGCGGCGAAGACTCTCGGGATGGAACTTGCTGGATCCCGGGTGATCGTCCAAGGATTCGGGAATGTGGGTAGCCATGTCGCAGAGATCTTGCACGCAGAAGGGGCAAAGGTGGTGGGGATCAGTGACGCCGGGGGCGCGCTGTATAAGCCCGACGGCCTCGATATTCCCCATTTGCTCGATCGCCGGGATTCTTTCGGCATGGTGACGAACTTATTCAAGAATGAACGCATCCCGAACGAGGAATTGCTGACAAAGGAATGCGATATCTTGATTCCCGCGGCGATTGAAAATCAGATCCGGGAAGACAATGCCGACCAGATTCGGGCCCGGATCGTGGTGGAAGCGGCGAACGGCCCGACGACTCTGGAAGCGACCCGCATTCTCGACCGGCGAGGGATTCTCGTGATTCCTGATATCTTGGCCAATGCCGGGGGGGTAACTGTTTCGTATTTTGAATGGGTGCAGAACAACCAGGGGTTTTATTGGACCGAGGAGGAAGTGAACCGGCGGTTGGCCCAGATGATGGTGGCAGCCGTACATAAAGTGTTGGGCATGGCGAAAAGTCATCAGGTTGATACCCGGTTGGCGGCCTACATGGTCGGGATTCGGCGGTTGGCGGAAGCGGTACAACTGCGCGGGTGGGTTTGA
- a CDS encoding molybdenum cofactor biosynthesis protein MoaE, producing the protein MREERFRVVTEPIDVSEVISWVTGPDMGAIVPFLGTVREWTEGKRTLYLEYDAYVGMARRTLFQIGDEIESRWPGARAAIVHRIGRLEVGDIAVVVAVASPHREDAFEASRYGIERIKQVVPIWKKEHWEDGTAWIGHQSGPR; encoded by the coding sequence CTGCGGGAGGAACGGTTTCGGGTCGTGACGGAACCCATCGACGTTTCTGAGGTCATCTCCTGGGTGACCGGCCCGGACATGGGGGCAATCGTTCCGTTTCTCGGGACGGTTCGGGAATGGACGGAGGGGAAACGGACTTTGTATTTGGAATACGACGCCTATGTGGGGATGGCCAGGCGGACGCTTTTTCAGATCGGTGACGAGATCGAAAGCCGTTGGCCCGGAGCGAGGGCGGCCATTGTTCATCGGATCGGCCGTCTAGAGGTCGGGGATATCGCCGTGGTGGTGGCGGTGGCGTCCCCGCACCGGGAGGACGCTTTTGAGGCCAGCCGATACGGCATCGAGCGCATTAAACAGGTTGTGCCGATATGGAAAAAAGAACATTGGGAGGATGGTACGGCCTGGATCGGGCACCAATCCGGACCGAGGTGA
- a CDS encoding alpha/beta-type small acid-soluble spore protein, translating to MAQGQKRNALVVQAATRALDQLKYEVASELGIATPQDGYWGTMTTRDTGAIGGNITRKLVALAEQQLAGRQ from the coding sequence ATGGCTCAAGGACAGAAACGAAATGCCCTGGTCGTGCAGGCGGCGACCCGAGCCCTGGACCAGCTGAAGTATGAAGTGGCTTCCGAGTTGGGGATCGCAACCCCCCAAGACGGGTATTGGGGAACGATGACGACCCGGGATACCGGTGCCATCGGAGGAAACATCACGCGAAAACTCGTTGCCTTGGCTGAACAGCAACTTGCTGGCCGGCAATAA
- a CDS encoding M23 family metallopeptidase gives MTGRRFLMVCTLLMSLSSVRPAAGVATAEAEVGGPVATRQSPAFVREAPVEQWSRAYRVPKAWVQAVWAYESHIHIGKFTQLNGPDRPLWLGLGNPGLEDAPSIFVFDGVGRDGDGDGRCDIRSARDRTCSVLDWLSRNGGTATPEIRRSLWQWYEDSVIVERITLFSTLFATHTPAEMSRHAFPLPLRSSYTYRNTWGQARGWGGRRIHVGTDLFAPYGTPVRSTVWGYVETKGWNPYGGWRIGIRDVDNTYHYFAHLSGYAKGLSIGQIVKPGQVIGYVGSSGYGRKGTSGKFPPHLHYGMYIDAGSEEWPVNPYPNLVQWEREERKQTKR, from the coding sequence ATGACCGGGCGCCGATTCCTCATGGTCTGCACCCTGCTGATGTCTCTATCGAGTGTTCGCCCTGCCGCTGGAGTCGCCACGGCTGAGGCGGAGGTGGGAGGTCCGGTGGCCACCCGACAAAGCCCGGCCTTCGTCCGGGAAGCGCCTGTCGAACAGTGGTCCAGGGCCTACCGGGTGCCGAAAGCCTGGGTGCAGGCGGTGTGGGCCTATGAAAGCCATATTCATATCGGTAAATTTACCCAACTCAACGGCCCGGATCGGCCGCTGTGGCTCGGTCTCGGTAACCCGGGTCTTGAGGACGCACCTTCCATTTTCGTGTTTGATGGCGTGGGACGAGATGGGGATGGGGACGGGCGATGCGATATCCGGAGTGCCCGCGACCGCACCTGCTCGGTGCTGGACTGGCTGTCCCGAAACGGAGGGACCGCCACCCCGGAAATTCGACGCAGCCTCTGGCAATGGTACGAGGACAGTGTCATCGTCGAACGGATCACGCTGTTTTCAACCTTATTCGCCACCCACACCCCTGCGGAAATGTCCCGGCACGCCTTTCCCCTCCCGTTGCGAAGCTCATATACTTATCGCAATACTTGGGGTCAGGCCCGGGGATGGGGAGGACGCCGGATCCACGTGGGGACCGACCTTTTTGCACCCTACGGCACCCCGGTCCGCAGCACCGTCTGGGGATATGTGGAAACAAAAGGATGGAATCCCTACGGGGGATGGAGAATCGGCATTAGGGATGTCGACAACACTTACCATTATTTCGCCCATCTCTCGGGATACGCAAAAGGCCTGTCCATCGGTCAAATCGTCAAACCCGGACAGGTCATCGGGTATGTGGGAAGCTCTGGATACGGTCGAAAAGGCACATCGGGAAAATTCCCTCCCCATCTTCATTACGGCATGTACATCGACGCAGGCAGCGAAGAATGGCCGGTTAATCCCTACCCCAACTTGGTTCAGTGGGAGCGGGAGGAACGGAAACAGACAAAAAGATAA
- a CDS encoding DUF3905 domain-containing protein: protein MNERVPAGQKAEQDARWRETPLDYWSIYVDPAALSGQQWVDNPRDPGSQREENEETREDIERRLQRGELFMHPVRDVTHRNE, encoded by the coding sequence ATGAATGAACGCGTACCCGCCGGGCAAAAGGCCGAACAGGATGCCAGGTGGCGGGAGACTCCCTTGGATTACTGGAGTATCTACGTCGACCCCGCAGCCTTGTCGGGGCAGCAGTGGGTCGACAATCCACGAGACCCTGGGTCGCAAAGAGAAGAGAACGAGGAGACCCGGGAGGATATAGAGCGGAGGCTTCAGAGAGGGGAATTGTTCATGCATCCAGTCCGGGACGTCACCCACCGAAACGAGTAA
- the pyrE gene encoding orotate phosphoribosyltransferase, with the protein MGVESVARLIAGHLLDIGAVFLRPEEPFVWTSGIRSPIYCDNRLIISYPRVREAVADAMVEEIRRRWPEAQGVAGTATAGIPHAAWVADRLRLPMVYVRDKAKGHGTVNRVEGRLAAGSKTVVVEDLISTGGSALSTVSALREVGYVPMGVAAVVTYEFREAKEAFARAGVPWFALTDYSTLIELATERGFVTEDQRRILEEFRSDPHHWPPSRPPQFS; encoded by the coding sequence ATGGGCGTGGAATCGGTGGCTCGGTTGATCGCCGGGCATCTGTTGGATATCGGTGCTGTATTCTTGCGCCCGGAGGAGCCTTTTGTCTGGACATCGGGGATCCGCTCGCCGATTTATTGCGATAACCGTCTGATCATCTCGTATCCCCGGGTGCGGGAGGCTGTTGCCGACGCCATGGTGGAAGAAATTCGCCGGCGCTGGCCGGAGGCGCAGGGAGTGGCCGGCACGGCCACGGCGGGGATCCCCCATGCAGCCTGGGTGGCCGATCGCCTTCGTCTCCCCATGGTATACGTCCGGGATAAAGCGAAGGGACACGGTACCGTCAACCGGGTTGAAGGACGCCTTGCTGCGGGGTCCAAAACGGTGGTGGTGGAAGATTTGATTTCCACTGGAGGCAGCGCACTCAGTACCGTGTCTGCCCTTCGGGAGGTCGGTTATGTTCCCATGGGGGTGGCGGCGGTGGTTACCTATGAGTTTCGTGAAGCCAAGGAAGCCTTTGCCCGGGCCGGGGTGCCGTGGTTTGCGTTGACCGATTACTCCACGTTGATTGAGCTGGCCACGGAGCGTGGATTTGTCACCGAGGATCAGCGAAGGATTTTAGAGGAATTTAGGTCAGACCCACACCATTGGCCTCCCTCTCGCCCTCCACAGTTTTCCTGA
- a CDS encoding putative polysaccharide biosynthesis protein — protein sequence MEGLKEKRTAAQHFVHGTLFLSAAVFFCKLLGLIYIVPLQHLIADRGVGIHNAAYPIYNIFLQISTAGLPLAISKFVSEYNAKGDYRTSERLYRALLVMMWFSGLLFAAIQYFGAPAYVRYFAGDNKDVIPAVQAMAPALLVFPVIAIMRGYFQGWQMVEPTGYSQVVEQVVRVVTVLGIAYAMSKWGAPVEQIAAISTLGAFTGGLAALWWLVGTSRKHRPGVRALLRKSMVSTAVPIGRLLARVVVYAIPISLGALVVPLFNQADVSTVTMSLVHQVGLSQDEAMAQFGILSGRAQKIIAIPATFATTVALTIIPLVSEAYAIRNYAGVQRFAALSLRASILIALPAGVGLALLAGPTNILLFGNDAGTAAIAILALSTVFSTLESVSSSVLQGMGMTVRPVVNLFIGLILKVVLNLWWVPLWGIGGAAAASVVSYWVAAELNLYQMKRLTSLRLSPIALWGKPMLATVGMVAAVQLWQWVFGGWMGDHHSRWVLALELGSAVMIGVGVFAVLAVLLGAVAPKEVESLPRVGPAVARLLRTVGPRGVQR from the coding sequence ATGGAGGGTTTGAAGGAAAAACGCACGGCGGCTCAGCATTTTGTCCACGGCACCTTGTTCCTGAGTGCGGCCGTATTCTTTTGTAAATTGCTCGGGCTCATTTATATCGTACCCTTGCAGCATCTGATTGCCGATCGGGGTGTCGGGATCCATAACGCCGCTTACCCGATTTATAATATTTTTCTTCAGATCTCCACCGCCGGTTTGCCCTTGGCCATTTCGAAATTCGTTTCCGAGTACAATGCGAAAGGCGATTACCGCACGAGCGAGCGCCTATACCGGGCACTGTTGGTCATGATGTGGTTCAGCGGCCTGCTGTTTGCCGCGATCCAATATTTTGGTGCCCCGGCCTATGTACGATATTTTGCCGGGGACAACAAAGACGTGATCCCAGCCGTTCAGGCCATGGCCCCGGCTCTGCTCGTATTCCCGGTAATCGCCATTATGAGGGGATATTTTCAAGGATGGCAAATGGTAGAACCAACTGGCTACTCCCAGGTGGTGGAGCAGGTCGTGCGGGTGGTGACGGTTCTTGGCATCGCTTATGCGATGAGCAAGTGGGGGGCCCCGGTGGAACAGATTGCCGCCATCAGCACCCTGGGGGCTTTCACCGGCGGGTTGGCGGCCTTGTGGTGGTTGGTGGGGACCTCTCGTAAGCATCGGCCCGGCGTGCGGGCATTGCTCCGGAAAAGCATGGTGTCCACCGCCGTGCCCATTGGACGGCTTCTCGCCCGGGTGGTGGTTTACGCCATACCGATCAGCTTGGGAGCGCTGGTGGTTCCGCTGTTTAATCAAGCGGATGTCTCCACCGTCACGATGTCTCTGGTTCACCAAGTGGGCCTTTCTCAAGATGAGGCGATGGCCCAATTCGGCATTTTGAGCGGGCGGGCGCAGAAAATCATCGCCATTCCCGCCACGTTTGCCACGACGGTGGCGCTGACGATCATCCCGCTTGTATCCGAGGCGTATGCAATAAGAAATTATGCGGGGGTTCAGAGGTTCGCCGCTTTATCTTTGCGCGCCTCTATTCTCATCGCTTTGCCCGCCGGGGTGGGACTTGCCCTTTTAGCGGGTCCGACCAACATCTTGTTGTTTGGGAACGATGCCGGCACTGCCGCCATTGCCATCCTGGCGCTTTCCACCGTTTTCAGCACTCTCGAATCGGTTTCCTCAAGCGTCTTACAAGGGATGGGGATGACCGTCCGCCCGGTGGTGAATCTCTTTATCGGCTTGATTCTTAAAGTGGTACTAAACCTGTGGTGGGTCCCTTTGTGGGGCATCGGAGGTGCCGCGGCGGCGTCGGTGGTCTCGTATTGGGTCGCTGCCGAATTGAATCTTTACCAGATGAAACGGTTGACTTCCCTGCGCCTATCTCCCATTGCCCTCTGGGGAAAGCCAATGTTGGCAACGGTAGGCATGGTGGCTGCCGTCCAATTGTGGCAGTGGGTTTTCGGGGGATGGATGGGGGATCATCACTCTCGATGGGTGTTGGCTTTGGAACTGGGCAGCGCAGTGATGATCGGCGTCGGGGTGTTTGCGGTGTTGGCTGTTCTTCTCGGGGCGGTGGCGCCAAAGGAAGTCGAGTCCCTGCCCCGGGTCGGGCCTGCGGTGGCGCGGCTGCTCCGTACGGTGGGACCGCGGGGGGTTCAGCGTTAA
- a CDS encoding phage holin, LLH family: MDPWWVPLANQLVLFVLQFLAALGLALLHLAGRKVADYLRMHATKAQRDLLACLAAEAFSFAETVYRDSDGPAKLEQAMGYLSQRLRQHGVTVTPEEMRAAVEQAWLQDRRNHGPGTLKQQRPETVPAGDLPGGSGNGSPTPPGNGGSVNPVPGWAIAYDPPGGQAGPPGLKLRNSVNKGGQGLA; the protein is encoded by the coding sequence ATGGACCCCTGGTGGGTACCTCTCGCCAATCAGCTGGTGTTGTTCGTGTTGCAGTTTTTGGCGGCCCTGGGTTTGGCCTTGCTTCACCTGGCCGGGCGGAAGGTGGCCGATTATCTTCGGATGCACGCGACGAAGGCACAGAGGGATTTGCTGGCTTGTCTGGCCGCCGAGGCCTTTTCCTTTGCTGAAACCGTGTATAGGGACTCCGATGGTCCGGCTAAACTGGAACAAGCTATGGGATATCTCAGCCAGCGTCTGCGCCAGCACGGGGTGACGGTTACGCCCGAGGAAATGCGGGCTGCCGTGGAACAAGCCTGGCTTCAGGACCGCCGCAATCACGGGCCCGGGACCCTGAAACAACAGCGTCCCGAGACGGTACCGGCGGGGGACTTGCCGGGAGGAAGCGGGAATGGCTCCCCGACCCCTCCGGGAAACGGCGGGTCGGTGAATCCCGTACCGGGGTGGGCCATTGCTTATGATCCCCCCGGTGGACAGGCCGGACCGCCCGGACTCAAGCTAAGAAACTCTGTCAACAAAGGAGGACAGGGGCTCGCGTGA
- the queF gene encoding preQ(1) synthase, producing the protein MSTTPSKELEVVPNPHPDRDYEVRIECPEFTALCPKTGQPDFAVIYFRYIPGPSIVELKSLKLYLWSFRDEGHFHEDVTNRILKDFVAAAQPRWLEVIGEFNVRGGIYTTVRAVYQDPGWTPDPSVAQSLAAPAWPRRRSG; encoded by the coding sequence TTGTCGACAACACCGTCGAAAGAACTGGAAGTCGTACCGAACCCGCACCCGGATCGGGACTATGAAGTCCGGATCGAGTGTCCGGAGTTTACAGCCCTGTGTCCGAAAACCGGACAACCCGATTTTGCCGTGATCTATTTTCGCTATATTCCGGGGCCGTCGATCGTCGAGCTGAAATCTTTAAAACTGTACCTCTGGAGTTTTCGCGATGAAGGGCATTTTCACGAAGACGTGACCAACCGGATTCTGAAGGATTTTGTTGCGGCGGCCCAGCCGCGTTGGTTGGAGGTTATCGGTGAGTTCAATGTCCGGGGGGGAATCTACACCACCGTGAGGGCAGTTTACCAAGATCCAGGGTGGACGCCGGATCCCTCTGTCGCCCAGAGCCTGGCTGCCCCTGCTTGGCCCCGGCGGCGCAGTGGTTGA
- a CDS encoding DUF47 domain-containing protein, whose protein sequence is MLHLGPRNDVFFDLLEKEVANLYEGARQLLSLVNDYTDPQTKVDRLLEIEHRGDDITREIIERLNKTFITPIEREDISGLAFTIDDVLDMVAGVGDRMLLYEVGHPTPEVVEMCKDMERATGALVKLIHEMRRLSFDSVRSLCEEVKRWEMDADQLYRRSVAKLLNEPGYDPIYVIKWKEIYEKLEDGMDFCEDVSNLVEGVILKNA, encoded by the coding sequence ATGTTACATCTCGGGCCGCGGAACGATGTTTTTTTTGACCTTCTCGAAAAAGAAGTGGCGAATCTGTACGAAGGGGCGCGGCAGTTACTCAGTTTAGTGAACGATTACACCGATCCCCAAACAAAGGTGGATCGCCTGCTAGAAATTGAACATCGAGGAGATGACATAACCCGGGAGATCATCGAACGACTCAATAAGACCTTCATCACGCCCATCGAACGAGAGGACATTTCGGGCCTTGCTTTTACCATTGACGACGTTCTGGACATGGTTGCCGGGGTGGGAGACCGCATGCTTTTGTATGAAGTAGGCCACCCGACCCCTGAGGTGGTGGAGATGTGCAAAGATATGGAGCGGGCGACGGGGGCCCTGGTCAAACTGATACACGAGATGCGAAGGCTGTCTTTTGATTCGGTTCGTTCTTTATGCGAGGAAGTGAAACGCTGGGAGATGGACGCGGACCAGCTGTATCGGCGATCGGTGGCCAAGCTGTTAAACGAACCGGGATATGATCCAATCTATGTAATTAAATGGAAAGAGATTTATGAGAAACTTGAAGATGGTATGGATTTTTGCGAAGATGTCTCGAATTTGGTCGAAGGAGTCATTTTAAAGAATGCCTAG
- the moaD gene encoding molybdopterin converting factor subunit 1, whose protein sequence is MGEPVGRSVSIVRVNVLWFAELADRMNERETVIELPEGVAVRDLRDRVGDQFGHIADLLDRCMVAINGEYAGPERVLKSGDQVAFIPPVSGG, encoded by the coding sequence ATGGGCGAACCGGTGGGAAGGAGCGTGAGCATCGTGCGGGTGAACGTGTTATGGTTTGCGGAGCTGGCAGATCGAATGAACGAGCGGGAGACCGTGATCGAACTCCCCGAAGGAGTCGCAGTCCGGGATCTCCGGGATCGGGTCGGGGATCAATTCGGTCATATCGCCGATCTCTTGGACCGCTGCATGGTGGCGATCAATGGGGAGTACGCCGGGCCGGAACGCGTCCTGAAATCGGGGGATCAGGTGGCGTTTATTCCGCCGGTCAGTGGAGGCTGA